CATGCGTTGTGAGGTGGTCTTCTGCTTCTTCCTTTCGAGTCACCTACGACGTTGCTAAGGTCTGCTGTCTCGGACTCAGAGTAGTAGGGAAAGCAAGTGGTTGTTAGTTTTAGTTGTTAGGATAGCACACGCATTGTCAGTCATCATGATGCAGTACGAAAGTATAGGGTCTCTTTCCTGCCACCTCGTTAGCCTCCTCAGCAGTGTCTAGCTCTTTTTTTATGAGTTGTTTGTTGCTCTAGTCTTGTTAGCAGCCCATGTCAGTACTACTACTATTATATATCGTAATATTATAACGACTTCATCGACGCAGCAGTGCCTGCAGGTACACTACGTCATGGTTCTTAGTCCCTCGTTGTTGTTTCATCAATTGGACAAGGACACAAGAGACTGACTCTATACTATGATGACTATAATAAGATTTATGAGAGTCTGATAGGTGTGTCGGTGGTAGTGAGTGTGGTGCACTAAGAATGAGGTGCAGAGGTGAGAGAagcacaaaaaagaagaaggggTTTCTACTACAAGAGAGAACACAAGTATAGATGGAGGTAGAGAGACCGCGCCTATGCAGCAGAACCACCTGCATCCGCAAGTGACCGGACACGaggtaaaaaaagaagaaagcaacgAATGGACTACTACGGTTCGATACATGTTGTGATGAAGAGTGGTGGACTAGAAAGAAAGGGACGCTATGATCGATGATCCGTACCAGAGCAAGAGAGCAAAGAAGTTAGAGTTAGTGCTAGTAGTCTGCACCACCAGAAGTATGCACAATACCTTATTTTTTTGTAGTATAGTAGTTTAGCTACCTGGAACTCTAGAAGCACTTCGTctacttatatttatattcatagtAGAAATAAAGTAGTAGCAGAGTTATAGGAAACGCAAGAGTATATATATAGTCCGTGCCATAACTACTGTCGTTAGGTAGTACTGCCATATGAGGAGTTGGGGGTAGGCATCGTCCAAAGGGTTTGTTTACTCCAATAAGAAAACTGCAACCTGCACCGGAGTCACGAACTAGAAGCACAACAACTATACGAAAGCACTACGCACTTGCAAGACACGACTAACCTCTATGCATCTACTAGACTACTAGCTCTATTGAAACTACTACCCACTACCGTCAACCATCGATCATCACCACTACTAGCAGCCCCACGAGACCTCGGTATGAGCTCACTTCATTCATTCTATTTGTTTCTATAGCAACAGCAGAAGAAGCAACATTCTTAAACTACTACTTTTAGTAGACAACAAGTGGCACTAGACAACAACCAATCCATAGCGAGAAGAGGCTGGGAGGGTGAGCTGTCGATAATTAGTAGTATATATGAAAAACCGACGAACCACTAAAACGAGAGAGACAACAGCATACGTAAGAGAAAAGCCTACTGGAGCTCTCTACATTATATAGGAACCGTATTAATTGGAACCTTATTTGTGATGAGAGAGGCAAGCATGGCTACTAACAACTAAGAAAGTGGTGCACAGCTTTTCACTCACCCCGGCGGTACCAAGCCAGACGATTCAATGGTGCACAAGCCCAACCACCCACTACTGCGATGTCACTCCAACTAGAACTCCAACCCGGAACACCAATGCAAGAAAGAGCGCCAACTCTAGGATCGCATAACGAGTGCAACTGGCTACTATTTCGATACCAAAAGCAGAAGCAGGTGTGGCATAAGAAGAAACTACTAGCGGCACTACCATCCAACTACGACGAGAGAGCAATAGACTGGTTTTTTGTGGCTCCACTAATACTGCACTACGAACGACTAGAACGAAACACACGGATTGAATTGCCGGAACGAACTGGGATAATAGACAGGCCAGGCACGAACAACGAACAGTTAAAGTTAGATGGTCAGAGATCTTCGGGAACAGATAGCAAACTAGCGAATGAGAGGGTCCTATAGCGGTGGGAAATTGCCAAACAACTGGAACGACGAAGTTGATTGTTAGGAACTGGAAGAGAAGGAAGCTAGCAACACTAGAAATGATAAAGCGAACCGAACGAGGCCGAAACCCATAGCTGCAACTCGGGATCAGATAGCACCAGACCTGAGGAACTAAGTAGTGAAGTACGAAAGCAGAGCAAGCGATTGGAGCACTAGCaacatatgttttgagcatctcgGTTGAACAAGTACGAACAAAAGAGGAGGGAACAGGCAGGTCTAAATAGGGTTTGGCGAAAAGAGATAAGAAAGCTTCCGGGTGCGAGTAACGCGTCAACCATGTCTGACCAATAACGACCACGCTCCGAACAGTCCTGATTCGCACTTCCCTATTGACCATATATACTACTATATAATATAGAACAGCTTACACAACACATCACACCCCATACGTGCCGTTGTTTCAGTACCTAGGGAGATGTGTATAGTTTCCCTCCTCTCGAGACGTGTGCACCCACCTATAATAATAGATAGACCAGGCTCATTGAACAACCATCAGCTGCTTATATAAAGAGCTAGTCGTGATCGCATTCCGAGCTCTGTTCCCAAGCTTGACCACCTAACCTCTGCTTCCAACACCACCATTCCCACCTCCATCGATCTAGTACTAGTAGTCTACCTACGATACGACTCCCCCATCTCTATACCAGCAAATCATATAATCGGACCCTTGTCTTCGTCTAGCTCCTATCCTCCGCCCCTCTACCTATAATAGTAGAACTCAGAACCTTGGCTActatctctatatatatatatatactctattAGCACCCATAGCTACTTGGTGGCCTCAACAACCGAGCACGAGAACGCTCGACCACCCACTACTTATAGTGTCTATGCGTTAGGTCCACTACTATACTTTGGGAGCACACTCCACAGCACGAAAGAAGGAACTCATGCAGCCTCTACCTCCCCCATGCATGAGTAGACCGGAAGGACAAGCTAGCAACTAAACTACATACAATCGAGAGCTACAACACTCGAACCTGACCCATCATCCCACTAGAGCAAGACATGAGTTCATTCGTTCAGTTGTCTTTCCTCCATCTATAAAAAAAGAGAGCTAAGGGTCCGTCTACGGAAGCAGCAGTGGTGGAGTAGCTTCCAGACAAAGGGTTTTGAAGGTCGGTAGCTTACCTTAGTCTCGTACTCTGATGGATG
Above is a window of Glycine max cultivar Williams 82 unplaced genomic scaffold, Glycine_max_v4.0 scaffold_282, whole genome shotgun sequence DNA encoding:
- the LOC102660938 gene encoding uncharacterized tatC-like protein ymf16, which codes for MVNREVRIRTVRSVVVIGQTWLTRYSHPEAFLSLFAKPYLDLPVPSSFVRTCSTEMLKTYVASAPIACSAFVLHYLVPQVWCYLIPSCSYGFRPRSVRFIISSVASFLLFQFLTINFVVPVVWQFPTAIGPSHSLVCYLFPKISDHLTLTVRCSCLACLLSQFVPAIQSVCFVLVVRSAVLVEPQKTSLLLSRRSWMVVPLVVSSYATPASAFGIEIVASCTRYAILELALFLALVFRVGVLVGVTSQ